The following are encoded together in the Pedobacter steynii genome:
- a CDS encoding tetratricopeptide repeat protein gives MKQGSLLLSLLFAGLSAVAQQPVNPVLDSNAVKNLFFAGLREKLNENYSKAGESFSKILTIDPNNAAVHYEIANLNYRQNKLEEAEISIKKSVALDANNLWYWKLLAELYKRKGNMEGLVTVFTQMIRLSPENDAYYFDKSNAYLLMGKTEEALKGYDLLEQKFGPSKALTQARQRITLGTGKTATKEEVDKIIAEGQNDVKGLLEMSESLMEKGQHETALPLLQRAKTVEPGNYEVDLALADYYRNSKNSTAAGLSLRTAFANPEMPAERKMKIIMMLAGGAGRNKLRAQEAVELAKIMVQSHPSDPKSLALYGDVLYQQGNLSEALTQYQLVLKSTEDLYTVWEQVLHIQTSLGLYKEAVKTGDAALNIYPNQAILYYYTAFALHRDNQNGAAMGNIKTALQLDGENKDLQALILGLQGEILIDEQKFSEANAAFDKAVALAPTNYLLLNNYAFYLALRNQHLAKAESLVAKAAAAMPENQSVADTYALVLLKLEKYDQARVWAERALQNEGSKNGLYLEHYGDILFLKGEKELALIQWQKAKEAGNDSENLNRKINEKKYIK, from the coding sequence ATGAAGCAAGGGTCTCTTTTACTGTCATTACTTTTTGCAGGTTTATCAGCTGTAGCACAACAGCCCGTAAATCCGGTATTGGATAGTAATGCAGTAAAAAACCTGTTCTTCGCCGGCCTTCGGGAAAAGCTGAATGAAAATTATAGTAAGGCCGGGGAGAGCTTCAGCAAGATATTAACCATAGACCCGAATAATGCCGCTGTGCATTATGAAATTGCAAACCTCAACTACCGGCAGAATAAGCTGGAGGAAGCAGAAATTTCGATTAAGAAATCCGTTGCACTGGATGCAAATAACCTTTGGTACTGGAAATTACTGGCCGAGTTGTATAAACGTAAAGGGAATATGGAAGGTCTGGTGACCGTCTTTACGCAGATGATCCGCCTGTCGCCGGAAAATGATGCTTATTATTTCGATAAGTCCAATGCCTATCTCCTGATGGGAAAGACGGAGGAGGCCTTAAAAGGTTATGACCTTCTGGAGCAAAAATTCGGTCCTTCAAAGGCGCTGACTCAGGCCAGGCAAAGAATTACACTTGGAACGGGCAAAACGGCAACCAAAGAGGAAGTCGATAAAATCATTGCTGAGGGACAGAATGATGTGAAAGGACTGCTCGAAATGAGTGAGTCATTGATGGAAAAAGGGCAGCATGAAACTGCTTTGCCCTTGTTGCAGCGGGCGAAGACGGTAGAGCCGGGAAATTACGAAGTAGATCTGGCCCTCGCCGATTATTACCGGAACTCAAAAAACAGCACAGCTGCAGGCTTGTCATTAAGAACTGCTTTTGCCAACCCGGAGATGCCGGCAGAACGGAAGATGAAAATTATAATGATGCTTGCAGGAGGAGCGGGCAGAAATAAGCTGAGGGCCCAGGAAGCGGTAGAGCTGGCGAAAATCATGGTGCAATCTCATCCATCTGATCCAAAGTCTCTGGCCTTATACGGAGATGTTTTATATCAACAGGGAAACCTCTCTGAGGCTTTAACCCAGTATCAGCTGGTCCTGAAAAGTACAGAGGATTTGTATACGGTCTGGGAGCAGGTGCTTCATATTCAAACCAGTCTGGGTTTATATAAAGAAGCTGTAAAAACCGGAGACGCTGCACTGAACATTTATCCCAATCAAGCCATTCTTTACTATTATACTGCTTTTGCTTTGCATCGCGACAATCAAAACGGAGCTGCTATGGGCAATATCAAAACTGCCTTACAGCTGGATGGAGAAAATAAAGACCTTCAGGCACTGATCCTGGGGTTGCAGGGTGAAATCTTAATTGATGAGCAAAAATTTTCTGAAGCCAATGCTGCTTTTGATAAAGCTGTAGCGCTGGCTCCAACAAACTACCTGTTGTTAAATAACTATGCTTTTTATCTGGCATTAAGGAATCAGCATCTTGCCAAAGCAGAATCATTAGTTGCGAAAGCTGCTGCTGCAATGCCGGAAAACCAATCTGTTGCGGATACTTATGCACTGGTTCTGCTGAAACTGGAAAAATACGACCAGGCCAGGGTATGGGCAGAGCGGGCTTTACAAAATGAGGGCTCAAAGAATGGCTTGTATCTGGAGCATTATGGTGACATTTTATTCTTAAAAGGAGAAAAAGAACTGGCATTGATCCAATGGCAAAAAGCGAAGGAAGCGGGAAATGACTCCGAAAATTTAAACCGAAAGATCAATGAAAAGAAATATATTAAATAA
- a CDS encoding DUF4292 domain-containing protein, whose amino-acid sequence MKRNILNKVLLLTLLAFTMACKTKKKVVVVPPVSDSVVVDRKKAETLQLLQQKDVAFTTLSLKGKARLEINGVSNNVSMNIRIRKDEGIWVSVTGLMGIEGARALITPDSIKVMNKLQSVYLKKPFSYVHRFSNKQVSFKMLQAILSGNTIPELMTESSALQLENGVWVLQGEQAELGYRVLFNTLLKVSESNLNDLKSWKALKVVYGDYQNMNGTLFPTSLSINSMAGTQKINLDLDFSKVESNVPVEFPFNVPGKYEVLN is encoded by the coding sequence ATGAAAAGAAATATATTAAATAAAGTCTTGCTGCTGACTTTGCTGGCATTCACAATGGCCTGTAAGACAAAGAAGAAAGTGGTGGTGGTCCCTCCGGTTTCGGATTCTGTTGTGGTGGACCGTAAAAAGGCAGAAACACTACAGTTGTTGCAGCAAAAAGATGTGGCTTTTACAACTTTATCCTTAAAGGGGAAAGCCCGGCTGGAGATCAATGGTGTTTCCAACAACGTAAGTATGAATATCCGCATCAGGAAAGATGAGGGGATCTGGGTGAGTGTTACGGGCTTAATGGGAATTGAAGGGGCCAGGGCACTCATTACGCCGGACAGTATTAAAGTGATGAACAAGCTGCAGAGTGTATACCTGAAAAAACCATTTAGCTATGTGCACCGCTTTTCGAATAAACAGGTATCCTTTAAAATGCTTCAGGCGATTTTATCCGGAAATACCATTCCGGAACTTATGACTGAAAGTTCAGCCCTGCAGCTTGAGAACGGGGTCTGGGTATTACAGGGGGAGCAGGCAGAGCTTGGTTACCGGGTTCTATTCAATACCTTACTGAAGGTTTCAGAGAGCAATCTGAACGATCTGAAATCCTGGAAGGCGCTAAAGGTGGTTTACGGTGATTATCAAAATATGAACGGCACCTTATTTCCTACCAGTTTAAGTATCAATTCGATGGCGGGTACGCAGAAGATTAATCTGGATCTGGATTTTTCAAAAGTAGAAAGCAATGTTCCGGTAGAATTTCCGTTTAATGTTCCAGGTAAGTATGAAGTATTAAACTGA
- a CDS encoding NAD(P)H-dependent flavin oxidoreductase has product MSNRITTLFNIQYPVIQAGMIWCSGWKLAAAVSNAGGLGIIGAGSMYPEVLKTHIRKCKNATSKPFAVNVPLLYPNVEEIMNIIVEEGVKIVFSSAGNPASWTGFLKEKGITVVHVIANTKFALKAEASGVDAIVAEGFEAGGHNGREETTTMCLIPMVREQVKIPVIAAGGIGSGKAVLAAFALGAEGVQIGSAFAVAEESSAHPDFKNRIIASGEGDTKLRMKKLVPVRLLKNTFDETIAAAEAEGADAETLKQLLGRARAKLGMFEGNLEEGELEIGQVSAMLNGIKPAAIILREIWEEFLTEKERINTLEF; this is encoded by the coding sequence ATGTCGAACCGAATTACAACTTTATTTAATATACAATACCCTGTTATTCAGGCAGGAATGATTTGGTGCAGCGGCTGGAAATTAGCTGCTGCGGTATCAAATGCCGGTGGATTAGGAATTATTGGTGCAGGATCTATGTATCCGGAAGTGTTGAAAACTCATATTCGTAAATGCAAAAACGCTACTTCAAAACCCTTTGCGGTGAATGTTCCTTTGCTTTATCCTAATGTGGAAGAAATCATGAACATCATTGTGGAGGAAGGAGTGAAAATTGTATTTAGTTCTGCCGGAAATCCAGCCAGCTGGACTGGATTTTTGAAAGAAAAAGGGATTACGGTCGTTCATGTTATTGCCAATACAAAATTTGCCCTGAAAGCGGAAGCGAGCGGCGTTGATGCGATTGTTGCAGAAGGTTTCGAAGCGGGAGGGCATAATGGAAGAGAAGAAACTACGACCATGTGTTTGATTCCTATGGTAAGGGAGCAGGTGAAAATTCCTGTGATTGCTGCCGGCGGAATCGGAAGTGGCAAAGCAGTACTTGCTGCTTTTGCTTTGGGTGCTGAGGGGGTGCAGATCGGATCAGCGTTTGCTGTTGCAGAAGAATCCTCTGCTCATCCGGATTTCAAAAACAGGATCATAGCTTCCGGAGAGGGAGACACAAAGTTGAGAATGAAAAAATTAGTTCCGGTCAGATTGCTGAAGAATACCTTTGACGAAACCATTGCGGCAGCAGAGGCTGAAGGGGCTGATGCGGAAACATTGAAACAGCTTTTGGGACGTGCCCGCGCGAAATTAGGTATGTTTGAAGGAAATTTAGAAGAAGGGGAGCTGGAGATCGGGCAGGTGTCTGCTATGTTAAATGGGATTAAGCCGGCTGCAATAATCCTCCGGGAGATCTGGGAGGAGTTTTTAACGGAGAAAGAGCGGATCAATACGCTGGAATTTTAG
- a CDS encoding helix-turn-helix transcriptional regulator, translating to MNRIDRLFGILLLLQTKKHVTADQISDRFEISVRTVYRDIKALAEQGIPISFEQPKGYYIVQGYFLPPVSFNSEEANALLIMERLVAGFADKSILNHYTNALNKVKAVLRNSQKEKLEFLNNNIKLQLPQSINNEFEYLSLLQNAISAQCIIEIEYNNQSKEPSKREVEAIGLIFYAFNWHLIGWCHLRKEYRDFRVSRIVKVRQTDLPFRKTEHMPLSEYMKVLPVNY from the coding sequence ATGAACCGTATAGACAGACTTTTTGGTATCCTGCTTTTACTACAAACCAAGAAACACGTAACAGCAGACCAGATCTCAGATCGCTTTGAGATCAGTGTCCGCACTGTTTATCGCGACATAAAAGCACTGGCTGAGCAAGGGATTCCAATCAGTTTTGAACAACCCAAAGGTTATTATATTGTACAAGGTTATTTTCTTCCTCCGGTTTCTTTTAACTCAGAAGAAGCAAATGCCTTGCTGATCATGGAAAGGCTGGTCGCAGGTTTTGCGGATAAATCTATCCTCAACCACTATACCAATGCCTTAAATAAAGTCAAGGCCGTCCTGAGAAATTCTCAAAAGGAAAAGCTGGAATTCCTCAACAACAATATTAAACTACAGCTGCCGCAATCAATCAACAACGAGTTTGAATACCTTTCCCTATTACAAAATGCCATATCCGCACAGTGTATCATTGAAATAGAGTACAATAATCAGAGCAAAGAACCCAGTAAACGAGAGGTCGAAGCCATAGGACTGATATTCTACGCTTTCAACTGGCATTTAATAGGTTGGTGTCATTTGCGAAAGGAATATCGGGATTTCAGGGTGTCCAGAATTGTGAAGGTACGCCAAACTGATCTTCCTTTCCGAAAAACAGAACACATGCCTTTAAGCGAATACATGAAAGTCCTTCCGGTAAACTATTGA
- the dut gene encoding dUTP diphosphatase, whose protein sequence is MKINIINNSGHALPQYETAHAAGMDMRAFTETEITIKPLQRVLIPTGLHIELPVGYEAQIRPRSGLAYKHGISIVNSPGTIDADYRGEIKVLLVNLSDTDFVVNNGDRIAQMVIAKHETISWETVEELSDTVRGAGGYGHTGK, encoded by the coding sequence ATGAAGATTAATATCATTAACAATTCCGGACATGCTTTACCCCAATATGAAACTGCTCATGCAGCTGGTATGGATATGCGTGCCTTCACAGAAACTGAAATCACTATTAAACCTTTACAGCGTGTTTTGATTCCAACAGGTTTACATATTGAATTGCCGGTAGGTTATGAAGCTCAGATCCGACCACGTAGCGGATTGGCCTATAAACATGGCATCAGTATTGTGAATTCTCCCGGAACGATTGATGCGGATTACCGTGGAGAGATTAAGGTATTGTTGGTGAACCTTTCTGATACCGACTTTGTAGTCAATAATGGAGACAGGATTGCACAAATGGTCATCGCTAAACATGAAACAATTTCATGGGAAACGGTAGAAGAATTAAGTGACACGGTACGTGGTGCAGGCGGATACGGACACACCGGAAAATAA
- a CDS encoding polysaccharide biosynthesis C-terminal domain-containing protein, with the protein MSVIKKFLGQTAIYGLSTVFSRLFSFILTPIYTGKFAAGTYGIMTTLFAYASMINAVLAFGMESTYFRYLNKHEDRKQEVYNNSFLCVAFISVLFLITGLVFSNVITHYLTDDPKKLDDYRKYVQYFLWILFTDAICVIPFARLRADNKAFKYSLIKFLNIGCFVGLNLMFIYAIPFIIKHQWPLSEWLNSWFRGSWLGYIFIANLAASVLTFLMLLPQFLKIQLKFDKELFGKMFSYSWPILVANLSFIVNENLDKVVLSWLLPEKIADHEVGVYGAVCKIAVFISIFITAFRLGAEPFFFSHAKNANAKKTYAAILHYFVIALAIMFVGLVANIEILKYFIRKEEYWVGLPAVPFLLFGYVCLGIYMNLSIWYRLSDQTRFGLYISVIGALITIALNFVLIPRFSYMGSAWVSMLAYAVMMVISYVLGQKYYPIPYNLKRIISYLLISVVLVILSFWVFNRNIYIGNAMLLVFIGGIAYLEKNELKAILLKK; encoded by the coding sequence GTGTCTGTAATTAAAAAGTTCCTCGGCCAGACGGCAATTTATGGTTTAAGTACCGTATTTTCCAGGCTGTTTAGTTTTATCCTGACCCCAATCTACACGGGCAAATTTGCGGCGGGTACTTATGGGATCATGACGACCCTCTTTGCTTATGCCTCGATGATTAATGCGGTATTGGCCTTTGGAATGGAGAGTACCTATTTCAGGTATCTGAACAAACATGAAGACAGAAAACAGGAAGTTTACAACAACTCCTTTTTGTGTGTTGCTTTTATTTCCGTTTTGTTCCTGATCACTGGTCTGGTTTTTTCCAATGTAATTACCCATTACCTGACAGATGATCCTAAAAAACTGGACGACTATAGAAAATATGTTCAGTACTTCCTGTGGATCTTGTTTACGGATGCGATATGTGTGATCCCGTTTGCCAGACTAAGGGCAGATAATAAAGCCTTTAAATATAGTCTGATTAAGTTTTTGAACATTGGATGTTTTGTGGGGCTGAACCTCATGTTCATTTATGCTATTCCTTTTATCATCAAGCATCAATGGCCTTTGTCAGAATGGTTGAATTCCTGGTTTCGCGGAAGCTGGCTTGGGTATATATTTATAGCAAACCTTGCGGCAAGTGTTCTGACTTTTCTGATGTTATTGCCTCAGTTCTTAAAGATTCAGCTGAAATTTGACAAAGAATTGTTCGGAAAAATGTTTTCTTATTCCTGGCCGATTCTGGTAGCAAACCTTTCTTTTATCGTCAATGAAAATCTGGATAAGGTGGTCCTGAGCTGGCTATTGCCAGAGAAAATTGCGGATCATGAAGTCGGGGTGTATGGAGCCGTTTGTAAGATTGCTGTATTTATCAGCATTTTTATTACGGCTTTCCGGCTGGGTGCGGAGCCTTTCTTCTTTAGTCATGCAAAGAATGCGAATGCGAAAAAGACTTATGCTGCCATTCTACATTATTTTGTAATTGCATTGGCCATTATGTTTGTTGGCCTGGTCGCCAATATCGAAATCCTGAAATATTTTATCCGTAAAGAGGAATACTGGGTCGGTCTTCCGGCAGTTCCTTTTTTGTTGTTTGGTTATGTTTGTCTGGGAATTTATATGAACCTTTCCATCTGGTACCGGCTGTCGGATCAGACCCGTTTTGGGCTGTATATCTCCGTCATCGGCGCGCTGATTACCATTGCGCTGAACTTTGTACTCATTCCCAGATTCAGCTATATGGGTTCTGCATGGGTGTCTATGCTGGCTTATGCGGTAATGATGGTGATTTCCTATGTTTTGGGGCAGAAATATTACCCGATACCCTATAACCTGAAAAGAATAATCAGCTACCTGCTGATCTCAGTTGTCCTGGTGATTTTATCTTTCTGGGTGTTTAACAGAAATATTTATATCGGAAATGCCATGCTTCTCGTTTTCATAGGAGGTATTGCTTACCTTGAAAAGAACGAGCTGAAAGCGATTTTACTTAAGAAATAA
- a CDS encoding amidohydrolase family protein — MVSYISASYIYPVSAPPLKDGVIGIDANGLIKEILTAEEAESKGITGIKYYQGVLVPGFINTHCHLELSHLKGKIDRHTGLPGFVEQVIRQRQAEEAEVIDAMEEADRKMYENGIVAVGDISNKLISRSVKEISGIYYHTFIEAMGFNPSKAIDIIAAAIELKNAFKPLSSSIVPHAPYSVSDELFHQIRLEGEKNSDLMSIHNQETPDENVFFEHKTGSFLKLYEFLGLNIDFFEATGKPSLPSYLPRLSTKQKTLLVHNTFTSQSDIDFAVDQHPSLYWCLCPNANLYIENKLPQLDSFLRAKLKITLGTDSLASNDQLSIIEEMKTLQDHFKIPFEELLKWATWNGAAFLGIEDRFGSLAVGKTPGIVLLEIVENSVSNDVDNYVDILISGKIKRIA; from the coding sequence ATGGTTTCCTACATTTCTGCATCTTATATTTATCCGGTATCTGCTCCACCTTTAAAAGACGGGGTGATTGGCATTGATGCTAACGGCTTAATTAAAGAAATTCTGACTGCTGAGGAAGCGGAATCAAAAGGAATTACCGGAATTAAATATTATCAGGGTGTATTAGTCCCCGGATTCATTAACACCCATTGCCATCTGGAACTTTCTCATCTGAAAGGTAAGATCGACAGACATACCGGGCTTCCCGGATTTGTAGAACAGGTGATCCGTCAAAGACAGGCGGAAGAAGCCGAGGTGATTGATGCAATGGAAGAGGCCGACCGGAAGATGTATGAAAACGGGATTGTCGCGGTAGGAGATATTTCAAATAAGCTCATCTCCAGATCAGTAAAGGAAATCAGCGGAATTTATTACCATACTTTTATCGAAGCAATGGGCTTCAACCCATCAAAGGCAATAGATATTATCGCAGCAGCGATTGAATTGAAGAATGCATTTAAACCTTTATCCAGTTCTATTGTTCCGCATGCTCCTTATTCTGTGTCGGATGAATTGTTTCATCAAATCCGGTTGGAAGGAGAAAAGAACAGTGACCTAATGAGTATTCATAACCAGGAAACCCCGGATGAAAATGTTTTTTTTGAACACAAAACAGGCAGTTTTTTAAAGCTTTATGAGTTCCTGGGACTGAACATCGATTTTTTTGAAGCTACCGGTAAACCTTCCTTGCCCTCTTATTTGCCCAGGCTTTCCACGAAACAAAAAACCTTACTGGTTCATAACACTTTTACCAGTCAGTCGGATATTGATTTTGCGGTAGATCAGCACCCATCATTATATTGGTGTTTATGTCCGAACGCAAACCTGTATATAGAAAATAAATTACCGCAACTGGATTCCTTTTTGAGGGCAAAGCTGAAAATTACCCTTGGTACAGACAGTCTGGCCAGTAATGATCAGCTGAGTATCATTGAAGAAATGAAAACCCTGCAGGATCATTTTAAAATCCCTTTTGAGGAGCTTCTGAAATGGGCTACCTGGAATGGTGCAGCGTTTTTAGGAATTGAAGATCGTTTTGGTAGTTTAGCTGTGGGAAAAACACCTGGTATTGTTCTTCTGGAAATTGTGGAGAACAGTGTTAGTAATGATGTGGATAACTATGTGGATATCCTGATAAGTGGCAAAATTAAAAGAATAGCTTAG
- a CDS encoding acylphosphatase: MKHIKIRVTGKVQGVSFRATTKAIADQMGVRGMIKNEKDGSVYMEAEGDDTSLEVFQEWCHEGPDRAKIENVEVTSGELKNYRNFEIIKK, encoded by the coding sequence ATGAAACATATTAAGATAAGAGTTACCGGAAAAGTGCAGGGGGTGTCCTTCAGGGCAACAACAAAAGCTATTGCAGACCAGATGGGGGTGCGCGGGATGATAAAAAATGAAAAAGATGGCAGTGTGTACATGGAAGCGGAAGGTGATGATACTTCACTGGAAGTTTTTCAGGAATGGTGCCATGAAGGTCCGGACAGGGCAAAGATTGAAAATGTTGAAGTGACTTCAGGGGAACTGAAAAACTATCGTAATTTTGAAATCATCAAAAAGTAG
- a CDS encoding murein hydrolase activator EnvC family protein, translated as MKLNKLLLLLIFVLSATIAVAQNSSELKRKKEAIQREIELLQRNLTKTAKNKKLTQSQINALNTQISLMQNKIAVINSEIKNLDNQIHENTNTVINLKGQLSQLKKEYAGMIRFAQRNRNAYEKMMFVFAASDFNQAYKRIKYLQQFGQYRKKQAGYIQGTQKDLNYKIVVLDKNLKEKSSLLHEQENEKDKLGKNKNEQAQVLNKISKQEKQYKQDIVARKKQQAQIDRSIRAAIAREIAIAKKKAEEAARAAERAAAARAAAERAAALAKAKAENKPAPAAVAAKPKTVTANSSNNYLTATPEAARLSAAFESNRGSLPWPVATGTTTESFGKHKEGQASYDNAGITIQTNEGAAVRAVFNGKVTKVGNALGRYYVLIKHGQFFTVYQNLKSVSVGQGDDVSTKQTIGTVASSGDIPELQFQIYRGTVAQNPAGWLSGK; from the coding sequence ATGAAGCTAAATAAATTACTTTTACTCCTAATATTTGTATTATCCGCAACAATAGCCGTTGCGCAAAACAGTTCAGAGCTTAAAAGAAAAAAGGAAGCTATTCAACGTGAAATAGAACTCTTGCAGAGGAACCTTACCAAAACTGCAAAGAATAAGAAACTTACTCAAAGTCAGATTAATGCCTTAAACACGCAGATCAGTTTGATGCAGAATAAAATTGCGGTCATCAATTCCGAGATCAAAAATCTTGATAATCAGATTCATGAAAATACCAATACGGTAATTAATTTAAAGGGGCAGCTTTCGCAGCTCAAGAAAGAATATGCCGGTATGATCCGCTTCGCCCAGCGCAACCGGAATGCCTATGAAAAGATGATGTTTGTATTTGCCGCCAGTGATTTCAATCAGGCTTATAAGCGGATTAAGTACCTGCAGCAATTTGGGCAATACCGGAAGAAGCAGGCGGGATATATTCAGGGAACACAAAAAGACTTAAACTATAAGATTGTTGTTCTTGATAAAAATTTAAAGGAAAAAAGCAGCCTGCTCCATGAACAGGAGAATGAAAAAGATAAGCTGGGCAAGAATAAAAACGAACAGGCCCAGGTATTAAACAAAATCAGTAAACAGGAAAAGCAATACAAACAGGATATCGTTGCCCGTAAAAAGCAACAGGCACAGATTGACAGGAGTATCCGTGCAGCTATTGCCCGTGAGATTGCCATTGCAAAAAAGAAAGCCGAAGAAGCGGCCCGCGCGGCAGAAAGAGCTGCAGCTGCAAGAGCGGCTGCGGAACGTGCTGCTGCACTGGCTAAAGCTAAAGCTGAAAATAAACCTGCTCCGGCAGCAGTAGCAGCAAAACCTAAAACGGTGACTGCCAATAGCAGCAACAATTACCTGACTGCCACTCCGGAAGCGGCAAGGTTATCTGCCGCCTTTGAAAGTAACAGAGGCTCTCTGCCATGGCCGGTAGCAACTGGTACAACTACAGAGAGTTTCGGTAAACATAAAGAGGGGCAGGCTAGCTACGATAATGCAGGAATTACCATTCAGACCAATGAAGGTGCGGCGGTAAGGGCGGTATTTAACGGAAAAGTTACTAAAGTTGGAAATGCCCTAGGAAGGTATTATGTCCTGATCAAACACGGACAATTTTTTACCGTCTATCAGAACCTGAAATCGGTGAGCGTAGGGCAGGGAGACGATGTGAGTACTAAACAAACCATAGGTACCGTAGCTTCTTCAGGAGACATCCCTGAACTCCAGTTTCAGATCTACAGAGGAACAGTTGCGCAAAATCCTGCAGGATGGCTTTCCGGAAAATAG